In the Dioscorea cayenensis subsp. rotundata cultivar TDr96_F1 unplaced genomic scaffold, TDr96_F1_v2_PseudoChromosome.rev07_lg8_w22 25.fasta BLBR01002155.1, whole genome shotgun sequence genome, one interval contains:
- the LOC120257475 gene encoding LOW QUALITY PROTEIN: protein JINGUBANG-like (The sequence of the model RefSeq protein was modified relative to this genomic sequence to represent the inferred CDS: inserted 2 bases in 1 codon) codes for AATTTLYPLSLSPPSLLFFSFLPSPLFPIFSHLCLSSLPPSSSSLSLALSPSHLFTASDLSISIYDLSSLDLLASFPVPSHSGSAKSLSFSSDGRYLLSSHQDGRIRLWPASPNPRRHSQIATLPTLSDRLLRLPLPKNYISIRRHCKRLWIEHADAVSSLAAHQDLIYSASWDKTLKIWRSSDLRCLESIXPAHEDAINAIAVAGDGTVYTGSADRRIRVWTKTPGEKRHSLMATLEKHRSAVNALALSPDGAVLYSGACDRSILVWEREDSANYMVVSGALRGHQRAVMSLVCVGDVLFSGSSDRTVRIWRRGGDGKYACLGVMEGHTRGVRSVVAVPVPAAVGEGEEEFRVCSGSLDGEVRIWKVGVSSFSKSYDS; via the exons GCAGCAACGACGACGCTGTATCCATTATCACTCTCCCCTCCctcccttctcttcttctccttcctcccATCTCCTCTCTTCCCTATCTTCTCCCATCTCTGCCTCTCCTCTCtccctccctcctcctcctccctctcccTCGCACTCTCCCCTTCCCACCTCTTCACCGCCTCCGatctctccatctccatctaCGATCTTTCCTCTCTAGATCTCCTCGCCTCCTTCCCCGTCCCCTCCCATTCCGGCTCCGCCAaatccctctctttctcttccgaCGGCCGCTACCTCCTATCCTCCCACCAAGACGGCCGCATCCGCCTCTGGCCAGCCTCCCCAAACCCTCGCCGCCACTCCCAGATCGCCACCCTCCCCACCCTCTCTGACCGCCTCCTCCGCCTCCCCCTCCCCAAAAACTACATCTCCATCCGCCGCCACTGCAAACGCCTCTGGATCGAGCACGCTGACGCCGTCTCCTCCCTCGCCGCCCACCAAGACCTCATCTACTCCGCCTCCTGGGACAAAACCCTCAAGATCTGGCGCTCCTCCGATCTCCGATGCCTCGAATCTAT CCCCGCCCACGAAGACGCCATCAACGCCATCGCCGTCGCCGGCGACGGTACCGTCTACACCGGCTCCGCCGACCGCCGGATCCGAGTCTGGACCAAAACCCCCGGCGAGAAACGGCACTCACTGATGGCCACGCTGGAGAAGCATCGGTCGGCGGTGAACGCCCTGGCGCTTAGCCCCGACGGCGCCGTGCTCTACTCCGGCGCTTGTGACCGTTCCATCTTGGTCTGGGAACGAGAGGACAGCGCCAACTACATGGTGGTTTCCGGCGCCCTCAGAGGCCATCAACGGGCGGTGATGAGCTTGGTGTGCGTCGGTGACGTGTTGTTCAGTGGGTCAAGTGATCGGACGGTGAGGATTTGGAGACGTGGTGGGGATGGCAAGTACGCTTGTCTCGGGGTGATGGAAGGGCATACCAGAGGTGTTAGGTCAGTGGTGGCGGTTCCGGTGCCGGCGGCGGTGGGGGAAGGGGAGGAGGAGTTCAGGGTTTGTAGTGGGAGTTTGGATGGTGAAGTTCGGATTTGGAAGGTGGGGGTTTCTTCGTTTTCCAAATCATATGATTCTTAA